GACAAAGACAGCCCTCTTAACAGGAATCTTAATAGGTGTGAGCTGAAAAGAGTGCGTGTCTGTGTGGTTTTATTTCGAATCCATAGTGATTTACAACTAGACTGATACATGGAGCTGACTGGGCAGAAATTACATTAGATTGTTTTCCACTAACATATTTGCAGCCATTtgacagcaacagcagcagagtgTAGACACATTCCAGGCAATAGGGGTGGCCTTCTTCTTTGAGGTAACAGCCCTGTCATATGACCTCTTTTATTCCTCAGGCTTCAGTCTCAGACACATGTTGTTCATTCTCAACCTGAAGGGAAGTAGGGCGTGTCACTGTGGTAGTTGTAATCAGGACACACCTTCTGTACTAGTTTATAATCTGTACTATAAAAGGAAATGTAAATACAGATTACTTTAAAGGGCTTGGAGCAGAGCCATGACACATGACTTTGGGTCTGCTCCTGATAACATGTTTTTGAAGGGTCATAGTTGCAGAGTGTGTTCTTGGTGGCCTTGTCAACCTTTTCATATTCGATGCGACAGTTAAAGGACTTGGAATCTTTGGCATCAATCACTGTTTGTTGTGCCAAGTCAAATTCCACTATTTTGGTTGGGGGCACCAGGCTCACAGATACATTCCCTTGGCCAGTGGAATTGTGCCTGAAATAAACGCTAAACGTCCCATTGCCATGATCAACAATTTTCCCAGTTATTAAAAGGTTTAACTTCACAGTTTTGATGTTGGAATGAAAGTCGCCCCAGCCAAACATTTTCTTAAATTTCCCAGTCTTGACAATGGGCCGTCTCTTTGCTCTGGGTCGAGGCTCTTGAAGATCTGTGGAGTTCCTCAGCCAATCCCAGAGATCTTGCTCAGAATACGTTTCTGGGGCATCATATCGCAGGTCCAAATCTGTATCATTTTCTTTGCCATGAAAAGTCTGTGATAGCAGTCGGCTGATGGACAAGTCTTTGCTGCTTTCTGTCCATATGTGCTTTAGTGTGGATTTGGAGCTGCCTGATTTTAGAAGTTCTGATTTGCCGCCATTTGTTAAATTTGCACATGtgacctgggggggaaaaaaaagatcagATTGAGATAGGTACCTACAAAACCCATTGTTCCCACCTGAGGCCAAAGAGCTTGGAGTTCAGAATTAAAcagagttaaaattaattttaaagataAACTGAAGTATATACTCTATACTCAaagtaaaacagaacagaaagataATTTGTGTTCTCTTTCCAAGGAGTCATAATCTATTTCTCTTTAATACATACAATGCCCTTCTGAATTAATCCATAAAGCCCCTTCAAATCCCAGCTCAAAACCTACTTCTAATGTGAAGTCAGCAAGCAGTCCAACAACCAATCGTTGTTTTTGTGTGCCAGTTGGGGATAGCtgatttttctgattaaaaaaaaaaattaagatgctGTTGAACCATCACAACCAAGTTGTGCAATAGCGAGCATGTGCAGTAGCAAGTGTGTGTAAGCATGTGATCTTATTTTCAATACCCacatgctccctccctcccccacttttcccTTTGGTTTGTCACATTCACTGGTTGTGCCTTGGCTTGAACTGAATTTATATACTCTTTAAGGAGgagactgtctcttaccatgCCATGGCTCTCACTTTACTGGGGTGGTTTTCGCACTGAAGGAGTAATAACAATGTATCTATGCTGCTGCAACCTCCCCCCGTGCCAATGTGCATTAGAAGTCTGCACCTGAATAAATGCAGTTCTTCCACTGCAAATTCCCCTTGTCTGAATAATCCTTACACATTTATAAAGTACCTAGCACATTCGGGGTCTCTGATCCTGATGCTGGTGATGGGCTGGGaccctggggctcacttctgatttatatcttatgttcctaaagctcacACTTCAGGTTTTCAGCCATGTACCTTCAGGGGTTAAGAAAGGATTCCCCCCACACATTTGTTCTGAGCCTTTtttatcaccttcctctgaagcatcagggatggccacggctggagatgggacattggacagtgagggccagtgctctgaggtggcactgagcattctctctctcaggggcttgGCTGGCTAGTTCTTGTTCGCATGcacagggtctaactgatcgcctatatggggtcaggaaggaatgtcATATTGGCAATgacttgggggcgggggagttgCCTTTTCTCCAGTGtgtgggtgcgggtcacttgccaggattatctgggtatacctcacttaatcatttccctgccattgcaggaccTCAAGCACTGGGGTGCCTTGGTCCCTTCTATTCTCTGCATGTTGCACATAACTGTCTAGTCTCTAGTGGGCTGTaacactttggtctaatttcggttgttgggtttagtgtgtgggtgctgggtggtggtggtggcctgtgatagacagaaggtcagactagattatttggtggtcccttctggccttaaaattctaTGACTAATTGGGGCTTCTAGGCTATACTACAATTTAAATAATAGAGAATAATAAAGGGCTTGATCACGGCTTTTCCACGAGCCCTGCATTAATGTCAGGCAGCACATTGCTGTGTTATCCCTGGACTGACTTGAGCAGTCACATTTCCCTCCTGGTCCCCCTGCTTCTACAGAGAAGGAGTATGCTGTGCTGGTTCTATACCCAGCATAACATATGCTCCCAAAGGCAGTGGTATATCTGTGCCACCCAACACATTGAGAAGGAGCGAAGCCAAGGCTCTGCCCAAGACCCCCCCACCTATATGCAAAGTGGATGCAATGGCTCTGCAAAGGGGGTGCCTGATATCCCTGTACCACCGTGCGGCCCAAGCCATAATTCACAAGTGAATTATACAACACAGAAATCCAAGTGAGTGTTTGACTCCTAAAGTGAAGATTACAAAAGTGAGACTATCTAAGTGAAATGAACAGTCCAAAAATACAGAACCAagttttataaaatcatgaaatcCTTGCCCTGAAATCCTGAGGAATCTAAAAATGTCAGGGCCAATTTTTCACATCTGTCAGCACCAGAGCAAAAAGACCTAAGCTAGCCATGTTCATTTTTCCATtgtagctttaaaaataaagtacacATTGTCATACTTTCTGAAGGGTAAGCTGACCAATCTTGGTTTGTAAGTGGACTGTGACTGCTCTTAACTCCTTTGCCTGGCTACAATGAGCATCACAGCAGCCCTGGCTGGTAATTTCATCATATGGGTGTTTTAGGAGCCATCCCATTATCCTGTTTGCTTTTATAAATGCCTCCTCCCTTTATCAAAATGAATTGGACATATCCCCACTCTCTGAACCTCAGTGGAAACAAGATAACACATATAGCATGAAGCCTTCTTGCTGGTGCAATCTAGGGATATTTGTAAAGAAAGGCAGCGAATATAACAAAGATATTTCCATATCCTTATGAGCATGGAATTGAACTGTGTTGCTGACCAGATTTCTCTTTCCAGGGTAGTTGCGCCCCCTCCCAGACATGCCACATGGAATACTGAACATCTTGAAGGGATGACAGGTATGATgacagcctttttttaaaaaaaattaagtcagtCAGAATATTAGCAGAATAGCACCAATGCATTTcaagttggggtggggacagagccCAAGAGAAGAAATAAATAGAATGTGCTCTTTATTTAGGATTTATCCCTTGGATGATTTTTCCATCTTTTGAATGGCAGGAAGGATAAATGCCACCTAGCATTTGATAGGTGGTTTGTATCTGTGTCTTAGCATCAACGCAGTGAGCAAGGAGAGAGGCTGTAATGAAATGGTCTGATGGAGCACTGGTTAATGAAGCAGCAATGAAGATATCATGGGAAGAGAGACTTAGAACATAATTTTGCAGAGGCTTATGAGGAGTGAGAGCAAAGTAGGAGAAATGTGGTTAAAAGAAGAAATGTGCCAGTCTGAATCTAAGCAGTTAACTAGCAGATTTAGTGTGCCTGCAATCTGAAGGTAGGAAATAAATTGCTTATTGTCATATTTTACTCTCCTCACAGCTTgctttttcttctccttcctttttttaaaaaacatttgtgtTCCAGTGAGTTACATTTCAAAGGATTATACAGCAAATTCCCACATAACAGGATGTAACACCATAAAGCTCATTTTGAAGAAAAGCTATTTTTTTAGGCTACATAAAACCAAGGACCCTGGAGAAGAAGTGGATATTTCTGAAATACTTGCTGTCGGCTACAAATCATGAGTGTTTTAAAAGCTAGTATATCTCAAGTTTAAATGGAAGTTTCAGATTCCAAGCAAGACACATTGTTTCATATCTGACCTAACAAACGCAATTGATTGTTAC
Above is a genomic segment from Emys orbicularis isolate rEmyOrb1 chromosome 2, rEmyOrb1.hap1, whole genome shotgun sequence containing:
- the NXPH1 gene encoding neurexophilin-1, producing MQAVYWYAVLLLQPTLYLVTCANLTNGGKSELLKSGSSKSTLKHIWTESSKDLSISRLLSQTFHGKENDTDLDLRYDAPETYSEQDLWDWLRNSTDLQEPRPRAKRRPIVKTGKFKKMFGWGDFHSNIKTVKLNLLITGKIVDHGNGTFSVYFRHNSTGQGNVSVSLVPPTKIVEFDLAQQTVIDAKDSKSFNCRIEYEKVDKATKNTLCNYDPSKTCYQEQTQSHVSWLCSKPFKVICIYISFYSTDYKLVQKVCPDYNYHSDTPYFPSG